The sequence CAGAAGAGACTGTTTCCGCCTACAAAGATGCAATCAAACGGAAAGCGATGATTTTCTGTATTACTTCCGGTGGTGAAGTGGAACGGATGGCGAAGAAATACAAACATCCGTATATCAAAATTCCCGGCGGACTCCCGCCACGTGCAGCGTTAGGGTATTCATTCTTCCCAACATTGATTACTTTGAGTAAACTTAGATTCATCAAAGACCAGAAGAAAGAGATCAAAGAGACTCTTGCATTGTTGAACACATTGTCTGCAACGTATTCAAATCATGATGCATCGGATAATCGCGCACTCAATCTGGCGAAGGCATTACAGGGAAAGCTTCCGCTCATTTATTCCGGTGCGGATAAATTCGATACAGTCAATACACGATGGCGCGGACAGATTTCGGAAAATGCCAAAACACTTGCGTATGGACATGTCTTTCCCGAATTAAATCATAACGAAATAGTTGGCTGGGAAGTGCTGACAGACATTATGAAAAAAATTCATATCGTTATTCTTCGCGACGCGCAGGATTACAAACGGATACAGCTTCGCATGGATGTGTCCAAAGAAATTATTGGCGGACTTGCGGACGGTATTACTGAAGTATATTCCGAAGGTAAATCATTACTCGCACGGACATTTTCCTTGTTGTATCTTGCCGACTGGTTTAGTTTTTATCTTGCAATCTTAAACGGTGTCGATCCGAGCCCTGTAAAGAAAATTGATTTCTTAAAAGAAGAATTGGGAAAAGTGAAATAGCATTTCACCACTGAGACGCAAAGCACAAATAAAAGCACGGATTTCCTCCGTGCTTTTTCTTTTGGCGGAAAGCCGCACCAAAGGGTTTTTTCGGAGTGGCGAAGTTTTTATTGAAAAACTATAACTCAGCCATCAAAAAGTAAAATAATCAGATGTAATCTGCATTTTTTCACTTTTTGCCATCCTCACCGCAATGACTTTTTCAGAAATATCTAGAAGACAGCTCAAAAATGAAACTATTGCCATCCTGAGCAACCCACAGAATTTTTTTCCAAAAAATGTGCAGCGAAGCCCCGTTGTTCGGTTCCGCGTTTGGGAATCCCGCAAGGCGGAATCTCAAAAAACGGGAGGTGCCGTGCGTTAAAAAACTTGTCGTCAAATCTGATGCTACTTTCAGAATGACCATAATTTTGAGTTTTAGAGATGGCTGCTAGCAACTTTTAATATTCCCTTCTGTCTAATCTTTTTACAAGCCATGCGACACGCTTTATGTATATCAAGGGAAGGAGTTATTATGTTTCTATCAAAATCTCCATACGGTATTTACTATCTGTATTACAAAAATGAATTTGGGCGCACTCATAAAGTTTCCACAAGAGCGCGTCTAAAATCCGATGCATTAAAATTCTTAATGTCATTCAACATTGATAGGGAGAGAAGAACATGCCCTAAATTATTCTCTCAGTTCTATTCCGAATTTATAGAGTTTTCAAAAAATAACCTGCGGGAGGGAACAGTGGAATTGTATGGACTCACGAAGAAATTTTTTCTTGAAATAATTGGGGATGTCACACTGGAATCACTAACGCCGTTTCATTGGGATAAATATAAATCTCTTAGGCTTACCAAGGTTTCTCCTGTAACGGTAAATATCGAACTTCGCAACCTTAGAAGTTTGCTCAATAAGGCTTTACGATGGAATTGTATCTCAAAAAATCCTTTCTCGCTACAAGCGTTGTGTTATGTACCGGAAAAATTTCCAGAATACTTTACGAAGGAAGAATTTTCCTCGTTTTATAATACAATCAAAGAAGATTGGTTTAAGGATTTGATACTGTTCGGTGTTTTGACTGGTATGAGGAGAAGCGAAATAATTAATCTACAATGGAAAAATATTGATCTCGAAAAGAAAACAATTCAGATAGTTTCAAGTCCATCATTTAGAACTAAGGCAGGGAAAAAGAGGATAATTCCCATTCACAACAAACTGATACCTATGCTGCAACAAAAGTTTAATGCTGATTCTGAATTTTACGTTTTCACATATATTGATAGAAAAATAAGTGGAAATTTTATAACGCATAAATTTAAAGATATAGTAACACTGAGTGGAGTGAAAAAGAAAGGGCTTCATATTCACTCATTAAGACATACATTTGCAAGTTGGTTAGTGCAAGATGGTGTTCCGTTGTATGAAGTGCAGAAACTCCTTGGCCATAGTACCATTACCGTAACAGAAATATACGCTCATTTGCAGCCATTCCAACTCCATAACACTGTGAACAAAATTCATATTGACTATCCTATTCAACATTCCTAAGAATCATTGCTTTAAAGTAGTTATGGAATGAATTCCATGCACCTAATTGAGAGTGAAAACTTAACAAAAACAGTGGTTTTTAAAATAGTCATCCAATGACCTCATAGTTGCAACGAGGGCATTATTATTTTTATATTGCCCTCGTTCATAAAACAAGGTCATTGAAGGCCCCTATCAAATGTCTTATAATAAAAACAAGCCATGTAATGATCTTCCGCTGCTCCCGTCAAAAGGAAAAACAGAAACCAAAAAAATTCTTAAGAAGGCAATAACCGTCACCAACGCACTTGCGAAACTTGTCGGTTCCTCTTTTTTGCCACCCAATTGTTACTCGAGATGATAAAACATCAAAAATACCCAATGTTTATTATTTACATTTATCAATTGATACTTTCTCCGCCAAAATGTAGTTTCTAGGAGAAAGAGATGCCTCCATGCGCCGATCAATTTTTTATATCATTGTCATAGCCTGCTGCACAATTCCGCTCGCTGCTCAATTTTCATACTTCGGCCACAATAAAGTCCAATACACGGAATTCAATTGGCAAATCCTTCGCACCGAACATTTCGACATCTATTATTATCCTGAGATGAAAGAACTTGCGCAACAAGGTGCATATTTTGCTGAAGAGGCATATCGGCAGCTTGAAAGTAAAGTGAATCACTCACTTACTAATCGCGTGCCGCTTATTTTTTATTCTTCCCATCTGCATTTCCAGCAGACGAATACCACCGGAGGATTTATTCCTGAAGGAGTCGGCGGCTTCTTTGAATTTTTGAAAGGGAGAGTTGTTATTCCTGCGGATGGTTCGCTTTCCCGATTCCGGCATGTTATCCGACACGAATTGGTGCACGTCTTTATGCATAGTAAGATCTCCCGCGTTCTGATCGATCATCGATTGCCGCAAGATCGTATGCCGCCGCTTTGGTTTACCGAGGGGCTTGCCGAAGTCTGGTCGACGGATGCAGACGATCAATCCGAAATGTTGATTCGTGATGCTGTACTGAATAATTATATCGTTCCTCTTCAAAACATGGAATCGATTTACGGTACGTTCTTAATGTATAAGCAGGGTCAATACATTTTGAAGTATATTGAAGAAAAATACGGCGAAGAACGAATCATGTTGCTCTTGGAAAATTTTTGGCGAAGTTCTTCCTTCAGCGAAATCATGAAGGCGACCATAGGCAAAAATTATAAAGAATTGGATGAAGAATGGATCTATGCATTCAAAAAACGATATTATCCTATTCTCTCAACAAGTGATTTTACCAGTCAGGTATCAACAACGGTGGTAAAAAAAGGATTTAATACCAAGCCGGTTTTTTTCAAGAATGATTCTCTGCGCGAAGTATATTTCATCGGTAACCATACGGGCTACACTTCTATCTACAAAGTGAATCTGGATGGTGAAACAGAGGAAGATCGAGAACCGCAACTGGTGATCGAAGGGGAAAAGAGCGACGACTTCGAATCGTTCCATGTGTTCCAGAGTAAGATGGATATTTCAAAAGATGGTATGCTCGCCTTTATCACCAAAAAGGGGGAGACAGATGCCCTGCATTTGTACGATGTTATGAAGCAGGAACTTGTCAGGACATTTCAATTTCCGAAGCTTGTCGTCTATGTCTCTCCGAATTGGTCTCCTGACGGAAAAAAAATAATTTTTGCAGCGAGCGATATGTCCGGCAGAATGGATCTCTATGTTTATGATCTGCCGCGCGAAGAATTGATCCGGTTGACAAATGATCCATACGATGATCGCAATTCCGTCTGGTCTCCGGACGGACAAAAAATCATCTTCAGTTCGGATAGGAATAATTTCGACCGTTCGGATATCTATAATTTGTATCGATTGGATATTGATACGAAAAATATTTCTGCGGTAACCTACGGTGAAGAGAATTATTATTCCCCTTCATTTTCTCCTGACGGGAAATATTTAACCTTTGTCTGCAATCGCGACGGGGCGCAAAATATTTGGAGTATTCCTGCCTCACAGATTGGTCAACAAAATTCGACGATGACGAAAGTAACCCATTTTACGAGTGCTGCGTTCGATCCGCAGTGGACCGATCATGACGAGATTCTTTTTTCCGGTTTTGAAAATTATAGCTTTAAAATTTATACGCTTCCCCAAGCGTCGGTGGATATTGACTCGTCGTTGACTCATCATCAATTCTCTCTCCCGACAACGTTGACATCATGGCAGCCAAAGATGATATTGTCGGATTCTCTCGTAAAATTTGAGGAATACCGTGGAGAATATTCTTTGGATATTGCTCAAAGCCAGGTTGCCACCGATCCTGTGTTTGGTACATCCGGCGGTGCTGCAATAGCTGTCAGCGATGTATTAGGAAACGATCAATACTATTTTCTGCTCTATAATAACGCGCAATCGTCGGATGAATTTCTCGGTAGCTTCAATCTGGCAGTCACGCGCGTTTCGCTCGGTCAACGAATGAATTATGCTTCTGGAATTTTCCACTTTGCCGGTCGTCGGTACGATCTTACCGATCCCGATCTCTTTTACTATGAGCGGAGTTTTGGAGGTTATTTTGTTTTGAGTTATCCTCTCTCAAAATTCCAGAGGATTGAAGCGGGAATAAGTTTCAGCAATTCGGATAAAGATAATTACATCAACCTTCGTCCGCGCAAAGCGTTGATCCTTTCCAATTCGTTGACTTTCGTTCATGATAATTCCCTCTGGCTGCAAACGGGACCGATTGACGGTTCGCGCTTTACAACAACTGTTGCCTATACACAGGATGTTCAATATGGAAACGTCGGTTATTATACCGCCATTGCAGATTATAGAACCTACAATAGAATGAGCGATCGGACTTCTCTTGCATCGCGGTTTACGATGATGGTGAACGAAGGGAAAGAGGCGCGAAGATTTTTTATGGGGGGAAGCTGGGATTTGCGCGGCTGGCCTCGCTGGTCTATCCGCGGGAAAAAATTATGGCTGATGAGTCATGAATTCCGTTTTCCGTTCGTTGACCAATTGGCAATCAAATTTCCATTTGCCAATTTTGGACTCGGATCGTTCCGTGCCGCCACATTCTTTGATGTCGGTACGGCGTGGGATGATATTTACCGCAAAACTCTGGGAAGTTTCGGCGGCGGCCTTCGGTGGAATATTGGAGGTGTGCTGGTGCTTCGCTATGATGTCGGCAAACGGATCATCAATGACTTCAATGAAGTTCAAAAAGGACTGTTCTACCAATTCTTCTTCGGATGGGATTTTTAGTGAGATCTAATCGGTTATCCATTTTTTTGTCGTTAATAATCGTTGGCTGTTCTGCAGTCTTAAGCGGATGTGGATCGCTGCTTAAACTTCGCGCTCCAATACGCCATTCATCGGATGATGTCACAATGTTTGGGAAGACTGCTTCCCGCGAGTTTACAGATTCATCGACATTTACATTTCCCTTAAAGGTAATTTGGGAATATGATGCATCGGCGGGGTTTGGCAATGGCTCTCCGATTGTTATTGGAAATATTTTATTCATGGGCACATTGCAGGGGGAACTGCACGCTGTGGATATTGAAACTGGAAAACGAGTCAGTTACATGAAGACCTTTGCACCTGTGTCATCTTCTCCTATTTTTTATAAAAAATATCTTATCGTTGGAACCGAAGCAAATAGTGAAAATCTTCTCTCAATTGATACGGAAGATGGTGATATCCGTTGGACACAAAATGTCGGCGGGGTTGTTTCATCTCCGGCGATTAAGGATGATCTGTTGTTTGTCGGTGGTTTGGATGGAAAGTTCTATTGTTTTGAAGCTGCCTATGGTTCCAAAAAATGGGTGTTTGATACTGGGTATCCAATCAGATCATCATCATGCGTATCGGGTGAACTTGTTTTTTGTGCGAATACGAATGGGACAGTTTTTGCGTTTGATATGAACACCGGTTCAGTCAAATGGAAATACAAAACAAAAAACGGTGTGTTTGCCGGTATCACAGAGGCACACGGGAAAATCTTTGCCGGATCACGCGATTCGAATCTTTATGTACTGGCAGCTGCATCCGGTGCTCTAGAACGAAAAATCTCTGTCGGAAATATGATCATGTCTACTCCGGCGATAGATAACAACGCTATTTATGTTCCGTTGATGGATGGTTCCATTTCTTCATTTTCCATTTCCGATGGCTCGCTCATATGGAAATTCCAATCAAAAAGTGCAATAAATACTACCCCCATAATAACACCGCAAGCAATATTTGTGACATCATTGGATCAATTTGTCTATGCTATTTCACCAGTTGATGGCTCGGTGCTTTGGAAAAGAGATTTCGAAAGCCGAATTAAAACTACACCGCTTGTCTGGAAGAACTCATTAATTATTGCTTGTGAAGACAAAAACATCTACCTACTTCGGTAATTTTTGTTTTTCACCCTTTCTTGACTTTCATCACAACACCCTCTATATTGACCCAGTTTACTGCTGATTGTTCAATAATTTTTCCCATGGGGACCACAATGTCAGAAGAAGTCGAAGTGCTTCGCAATGTTCCTATTTTTAGCGAATTAAGCGATAAAGATCTTGAGCATATTGCTGCACTCGGTGTTCGTAAAAAATATAAAAAGGGGAGTATCATCCTTTTAGAAGAGGAGACTGGTGCCGCACTTTTTGTTATTATTACCGGAAAGGTGAAGATTGTGCGAATGGATGATGATGGAAGAGAAGTGATTCTTTCTATTCTCGGTGAAAGCGATTTCTTTGGGGAAATGGCGATACTGGATGGTTCAACACGCTCTGCAAGTGTTGTTGCTACATCCAAATCTGAATTGTTTATGATTCACCGCGGAGATTTTCTGAAGTCACTTACGGATTATCCTTCCGTTGCGATTGGACTGCTGCGTGAATTGACCGGAAGGCTGCGCAAAGCGGATGCTCAGATCAAAAGTTTATCGTTAAAAGACGCTGCAGGACGTGTGGCAAATGTTGTTCTGCAGCTTGCAGATGATGTTGGTGTTTTCCGAAAAGGTAAAGTGGAGATTGATGAGCTTCCGCTGCAACAGGATCTTGCCAATATGGCCGGAACCTCACGCGAAACAATTTCAAGAATGATCCACAAATTTATTAAAAAAGGATATTTGCAGCTCCAAGGCAGCAAGTTGATTATTAACGATTACGAAAATTTTAAGACACTTCATTCCTAAATACTCACTATTTTTACGATGCTCAAAGCAGACCTACATATGCATACGAATTTTTCGGACGGAGTATTCTCTCCGTACGAATTAATCAAAAAATGCAAACAAAAAGGTCTCTCTATTATCAGTATTACGGATCACGATAGTGTTGAAGCATTTCCTGATGCAATTGAATACGGAAAAGAATTCGGTGTAGAAGTAATACCGGGTGTCGAACTAAGCGCATTAGTCGACGACAAAGATGTTCACATCCTTGGATATTTTGTTGATTATACCAGTGAGCATCTGCAGGAGTATCTTGAATTCTTTCGACGGGAACGTGTAAAACGTGCTGAGCGAATTGTCGCAAAATTAAACAGCATCAATGTTCCATTAAAATTTGAAACCGTCATGGAACGCGCGGGGAAAGGTGCCGTTGGGCGCCCCCATATTGCGTCAGCGATGGTTGAAGAAGGATTTATCGATTCATATCACCAAGCGTTCGAAAAATTCATCGGAAACGGTGGACCTGCCTACGAAAAGAAATTCCAACTGACACTCACTGATGCTATCAAACTCATCTCATCTTCCGGTGGATTGTCATTTCTTGCACACCCAGGCAGATATACAACAGAAGAGTTATTGCAGCAGACAATTAAGTCCGGTCTTGATGGAATTGAAGTGATTCATCCGTCACACCAGCCAACCCATACCCAATATTATCGCGGAGTGGTGAATGAATACTTTCTTCTGGAAAGCGGCGGTTCGGATTTTCACGGCGGCAAAAAAAATGATGACGAAGTATTGGGAAATTATTATATTGATGAAGTTCGAGTTGGAATGATGAAACACAGGCTTTTCTCCAACAATACATCCCACAACAGTTAGAGGACGTTGCATCTGCAGAACATGGCTACCGAAGTTTTTCCACGTGTGTTTGAAGGAGGCGTAAGTGCGGAGAATAAAAAATTCGCAATCGTTGTCAGTTCATTCAATAAAGCGGTAACGCAAAAACTGCTGGAGGGAGCACTGCAATGTTTTCGAAAAAACGGAGCGACGGATGTAGATGTCTTCCATTGTCCCGGTGCCTTTGAACTTCCGCAGGTTGCTTCATTTATTACACTGCAAAAAAAATACGATGCGGTTCTTTGTTTGGGTGCTGTCATTCGAGGGGAGACTCCTCACTTTGATTACATCTGTCAGGAATGTGCGAGAGGAATCGGTCAGGTGTCGTACGATCGAAAGATTCCTGTGCTGTTCGGTGTGCTGACCACAAATACGTTTGAACAGGCGATGGAGCGTGCCGGCGGAAGTGTTGGTAATAAAGGGTATGATACTGCCCTGGGTGCAATTGAGATGTCGAACCTATTTTCACAATCTGCTTCATAATAAAAGGAGAGCGCGAAAGATTCTTTGATACACTGATTTTATTCACTACACAAAGGAGTCTTTCGTATGCGTGCTGGAATTGTTTTGATGATGAGTCGTTGGTCTTTTGTATTATTGTTGCTTGTCGCGTGGGTTGTTTGTACCAGCGAAGGAACGGCCGGAATTGGCGATTGGAAGAATTATACGTCAATGAAAAGTGTCCGTGCCGTGACTTCGGACGGTCAATCTATTTGGGCTGCAACATCCGGCGGCATGTTTCGATTTAATCCTTCGGATTCGTCCTACCAGAAATTTGTCAATTCAGATGGTCTTTCAACAAATAATATTACGGCAGTGATGACCGATTCGACTGGCATTGTCTGGATCGGTCATCAATCGGGTTATATTGATATATACGATTCCAAGAAGTCCACGTGGAAATATATCACTGATATAGCACTTTCGGGTAGAACAACCCGCTCCATCAACGGTTTTTACCGAGCTGGCGATAAAATGTATATTGCCACTACATTTGGTATTGCAGTCTTTTCCGTTTCCAAATTTGAATTTTCAGACACCTACACAAGTTTTATGACGGTGATGCAGCCGAGTGTTTCTTCCGTGGTACTTTTCCAAAACAGGGTTTTCGCAACAACAAGCTCAGGAATTGTCTCGTCAAAACCCAGTGCAACAAATCTTGCCGCCCCGGAGTCGTGGGAAATTCTTTCCCCTGTCGTCACCGGAAATAATCTTTCCAGATTCAATAATGAATTGTTTGCTTCAACGGAAAGTGGAATGATGAAATTTCAAAATAATGGGTGGGTGGTTGCAAATGGCATCACATCGGACGTGAAAATCTTCTCGGTATTGGATACGTCATTATTATTTATCGAAGGGAATTCCATTAAGTCGCTGAACATCAACAATAATGTATCAACGCTGTATTCTTCTATATCATCAGCAATTTCCAGCGGAACGACACTCAATCGAAAAATCTTTTTGGGATTTCAATCAAATGGGATTTCAACCGTCAACAGCAATTCAGTATGGAATATTTATTTTCCCAATGGGCCAAATTCTAACGCATTCTACCAATTAGTGATGGATGAAAAAGGGGTTTTGTGGTCGGCTTCCGGCCGATACAACGCCGGATCGGGTTTCTATAGTTTTAACGGCACTACTTGGAGAAATTACACAATAGAGAATACGCCCGCACTATTGAATAATGATTGCTTTGCAATTTCAGTCGGACCGAATAATTCCAAATGGGTCAGCACCTGGGGAGAAGGGTTACTATTGATT is a genomic window of Bacteroidota bacterium containing:
- a CDS encoding bifunctional phosphoglucose/phosphomannose isomerase, with protein sequence MNELISKHDPKGMRNLILNFPKQAEEAVVIGNAAKIKLKIKKIQNILITGLGGSAIGGDLLRAYLADKCDVPVIVNRHYYFPEYVGKNSLVIVSSYSGNTEETVSAYKDAIKRKAMIFCITSGGEVERMAKKYKHPYIKIPGGLPPRAALGYSFFPTLITLSKLRFIKDQKKEIKETLALLNTLSATYSNHDASDNRALNLAKALQGKLPLIYSGADKFDTVNTRWRGQISENAKTLAYGHVFPELNHNEIVGWEVLTDIMKKIHIVILRDAQDYKRIQLRMDVSKEIIGGLADGITEVYSEGKSLLARTFSLLYLADWFSFYLAILNGVDPSPVKKIDFLKEELGKVK
- a CDS encoding tyrosine-type recombinase/integrase — its product is MFLSKSPYGIYYLYYKNEFGRTHKVSTRARLKSDALKFLMSFNIDRERRTCPKLFSQFYSEFIEFSKNNLREGTVELYGLTKKFFLEIIGDVTLESLTPFHWDKYKSLRLTKVSPVTVNIELRNLRSLLNKALRWNCISKNPFSLQALCYVPEKFPEYFTKEEFSSFYNTIKEDWFKDLILFGVLTGMRRSEIINLQWKNIDLEKKTIQIVSSPSFRTKAGKKRIIPIHNKLIPMLQQKFNADSEFYVFTYIDRKISGNFITHKFKDIVTLSGVKKKGLHIHSLRHTFASWLVQDGVPLYEVQKLLGHSTITVTEIYAHLQPFQLHNTVNKIHIDYPIQHS
- a CDS encoding PQQ-binding-like beta-propeller repeat protein, producing MSLIIVGCSAVLSGCGSLLKLRAPIRHSSDDVTMFGKTASREFTDSSTFTFPLKVIWEYDASAGFGNGSPIVIGNILFMGTLQGELHAVDIETGKRVSYMKTFAPVSSSPIFYKKYLIVGTEANSENLLSIDTEDGDIRWTQNVGGVVSSPAIKDDLLFVGGLDGKFYCFEAAYGSKKWVFDTGYPIRSSSCVSGELVFCANTNGTVFAFDMNTGSVKWKYKTKNGVFAGITEAHGKIFAGSRDSNLYVLAAASGALERKISVGNMIMSTPAIDNNAIYVPLMDGSISSFSISDGSLIWKFQSKSAINTTPIITPQAIFVTSLDQFVYAISPVDGSVLWKRDFESRIKTTPLVWKNSLIIACEDKNIYLLR
- a CDS encoding Crp/Fnr family transcriptional regulator, whose protein sequence is MSEEVEVLRNVPIFSELSDKDLEHIAALGVRKKYKKGSIILLEEETGAALFVIITGKVKIVRMDDDGREVILSILGESDFFGEMAILDGSTRSASVVATSKSELFMIHRGDFLKSLTDYPSVAIGLLRELTGRLRKADAQIKSLSLKDAAGRVANVVLQLADDVGVFRKGKVEIDELPLQQDLANMAGTSRETISRMIHKFIKKGYLQLQGSKLIINDYENFKTLHS
- a CDS encoding PHP domain-containing protein, which translates into the protein MHTNFSDGVFSPYELIKKCKQKGLSIISITDHDSVEAFPDAIEYGKEFGVEVIPGVELSALVDDKDVHILGYFVDYTSEHLQEYLEFFRRERVKRAERIVAKLNSINVPLKFETVMERAGKGAVGRPHIASAMVEEGFIDSYHQAFEKFIGNGGPAYEKKFQLTLTDAIKLISSSGGLSFLAHPGRYTTEELLQQTIKSGLDGIEVIHPSHQPTHTQYYRGVVNEYFLLESGGSDFHGGKKNDDEVLGNYYIDEVRVGMMKHRLFSNNTSHNS
- the ribH gene encoding 6,7-dimethyl-8-ribityllumazine synthase gives rise to the protein MATEVFPRVFEGGVSAENKKFAIVVSSFNKAVTQKLLEGALQCFRKNGATDVDVFHCPGAFELPQVASFITLQKKYDAVLCLGAVIRGETPHFDYICQECARGIGQVSYDRKIPVLFGVLTTNTFEQAMERAGGSVGNKGYDTALGAIEMSNLFSQSAS